From a region of the Colias croceus chromosome 30, ilColCroc2.1 genome:
- the LOC123704832 gene encoding uncharacterized protein LOC123704832 isoform X2: MKIGAVGDPTWDYSKLFYNRKHVIPAGATLYNVTLPHEKNQMISFVCVNLTAVDLSTVQVAYASLFRRVTIFLTEPSLHDVSAIILALDHGY; this comes from the exons ATGAAAATCGGtgcagtag GTGATCCAACATGGGATTATTCTAAACTTTTCTACAACAGAAAGCATGTTATACCAGCGGGCGCTACTCTTTATAATGTGACTTTACCC cACGAAAAGAACCAAATGATAAGTTTCGTATGCGTCAACCTCACGGCTGTTGACCTGTCGACTGTACAAGTTGCATATGCCAGCCTCTTTAGAAGAGTCACGATTTTCTTAACCGAACCTAGCTTGCACGATGTTTCTGCGATAATATTGGCTTTAGACCATGGATATTGA
- the LOC123704832 gene encoding uncharacterized protein LOC123704832 isoform X1 — MKEYVVCLFLFGAVISENYNCDFSFGDPTWDYSKLFYNRKHVIPAGATLYNVTLPHEKNQMISFVCVNLTAVDLSTVQVAYASLFRRVTIFLTEPSLHDVSAIILALDHGY; from the exons ATGAAGGAGTACGtagtgtgtttatttttattcggCGCAGTTATTTCTGAGAACTATAACTGTGATTTTTCGTTCG GTGATCCAACATGGGATTATTCTAAACTTTTCTACAACAGAAAGCATGTTATACCAGCGGGCGCTACTCTTTATAATGTGACTTTACCC cACGAAAAGAACCAAATGATAAGTTTCGTATGCGTCAACCTCACGGCTGTTGACCTGTCGACTGTACAAGTTGCATATGCCAGCCTCTTTAGAAGAGTCACGATTTTCTTAACCGAACCTAGCTTGCACGATGTTTCTGCGATAATATTGGCTTTAGACCATGGATATTGA